A genome region from Rubinisphaera margarita includes the following:
- the rny gene encoding ribonuclease Y, protein MGSEVWIAGAVALVIGGIVGYAFERVRLGAGYRSKDQLLEDARREAETIRKNGELEAKEEVLKRREELERELNSQRNELRDLERKLDKRESSLEDLQEDVSKRERMIESMQNRLTERLKNAERKESELSRIVKEEQEELYKISGLKREQAIERLLDRLHTELRNETGEVILKHEAELKEICDAKAREIIGMAVQRYASAHTSEMTVASIDIPSDEMKGRIIGREGRNIRTFEKLTGVDVIVDDTPGVVIISSFDNVRREVGKMALQRLIQDGRIHPTRIEEIVTECQKEMDERIMRLGQEAAQEAGIQGLHEKLIQLMGRLNFRVSYSQNVLRHSIEVAHLTGMMAEQLGLDGVLARRCGFTHDIGKAADHEMEGGHPAIGADLLKRYSEGEEVVHSAAGHHDDIRPEYIYTVLVAAADAISAARPGARRETLEKYVKRLEELEALVCGFPGVEQCYAVQAGREVRVVVDPREVNDRQAAALARDIAKAVEENLTYPGEVKVAVMRESRSVEYAR, encoded by the coding sequence ATGGGAAGTGAAGTGTGGATTGCCGGCGCCGTTGCCCTGGTAATCGGGGGGATCGTAGGTTACGCCTTCGAGCGGGTTCGGCTGGGAGCAGGCTATCGCTCGAAGGACCAACTGCTTGAAGACGCTCGTCGGGAAGCCGAGACCATTCGCAAGAATGGAGAACTCGAAGCCAAAGAAGAAGTCCTGAAGCGACGCGAAGAGCTCGAGAGGGAACTCAATTCTCAGCGAAACGAGCTGCGGGATCTGGAGCGCAAGCTCGATAAACGCGAAAGCTCGCTCGAAGATCTTCAGGAGGACGTCAGCAAGCGCGAGCGGATGATCGAGTCGATGCAGAACCGACTCACCGAACGGCTCAAGAACGCCGAACGGAAAGAATCCGAGCTGAGCCGCATCGTCAAGGAAGAGCAGGAAGAGCTTTACAAGATCAGCGGCCTGAAGCGCGAACAGGCCATCGAACGACTGCTCGACCGACTGCACACCGAACTCCGCAACGAGACCGGCGAAGTCATTCTCAAGCACGAAGCGGAGCTCAAGGAAATCTGCGACGCCAAGGCCCGCGAGATTATCGGCATGGCCGTTCAGCGATACGCGTCCGCGCACACCTCGGAGATGACGGTCGCCAGTATCGACATCCCCAGCGACGAAATGAAGGGTCGCATCATCGGACGTGAAGGTCGTAACATTCGCACCTTCGAGAAACTGACCGGGGTCGATGTCATCGTCGACGACACGCCTGGCGTGGTCATCATTTCGTCCTTCGACAACGTCCGTCGTGAAGTCGGCAAAATGGCGCTGCAACGGCTCATTCAGGATGGCCGCATTCATCCGACACGAATTGAAGAGATCGTGACCGAGTGCCAGAAGGAAATGGACGAGCGAATCATGCGACTCGGTCAGGAAGCCGCTCAGGAAGCCGGCATCCAGGGTCTGCACGAAAAACTGATTCAGCTGATGGGCCGACTCAACTTCCGCGTCAGCTACAGCCAGAACGTGCTGCGACACTCGATCGAAGTGGCTCATCTGACCGGCATGATGGCCGAACAACTCGGACTCGATGGCGTCCTGGCCCGCCGCTGTGGTTTCACGCATGACATCGGAAAAGCAGCCGACCATGAGATGGAAGGGGGACACCCCGCCATCGGAGCCGATCTGCTCAAACGGTACTCGGAAGGCGAAGAAGTCGTGCACTCCGCGGCCGGTCACCACGACGATATCCGCCCGGAATATATTTACACGGTCCTCGTCGCGGCCGCCGACGCCATTTCCGCCGCCCGACCAGGCGCACGTCGCGAAACGCTTGAGAAGTACGTCAAACGACTCGAAGAACTCGAAGCGCTGGTTTGCGGCTTCCCGGGAGTCGAGCAGTGCTACGCCGTCCAGGCCGGTCGCGAAGTGCGGGTGGTTGTCGATCCGCGGGAAGTCAACGATCGTCAGGCAGCCGCTCTAGCTCGCGACATCGCCAAAGCCGTGGAAGAAAACCTGACCTACCCGGGCGAGGTGAAAGTCGCCGTGATGCGGGAGTCACGCTCGGTCGAATACGCCCGCTAA
- a CDS encoding response regulator transcription factor, which yields MIDSRKIRETGGESLLIADPNPFVCEAIRALVKEWGLFEQIDVAHGLPRVLQIAREASETVLLLVDRWGSTASSDIVEQIKAFGAPHRIVVLLTDVDDPSSVSSLLSKHPAGVITRADSPHVIYRCLHSVCLGATYRSELVTNAVQNIEQLQESRAGEDGLTNRQREVLCLLAEGFSVKEIASMMHLSAKSVDSHKYRIMKKLKLNDRVRLARYAIREGLIEA from the coding sequence ATGATTGATAGTAGAAAAATACGGGAGACAGGCGGAGAATCGCTCCTTATCGCCGATCCCAACCCCTTCGTCTGCGAAGCAATTCGAGCTCTGGTTAAGGAATGGGGGCTCTTCGAGCAGATCGACGTCGCCCACGGGCTTCCGCGGGTGTTGCAGATCGCACGCGAGGCTTCGGAAACAGTCCTCCTTCTCGTGGACCGCTGGGGATCGACGGCTTCCAGCGACATCGTGGAGCAGATCAAGGCATTCGGCGCGCCTCACCGCATCGTGGTGCTGCTGACCGATGTGGATGACCCCTCGTCGGTCAGTTCACTGCTGAGCAAACACCCAGCCGGGGTGATTACACGAGCTGACTCCCCTCATGTGATTTATCGTTGCCTGCATAGCGTTTGCCTGGGTGCCACCTATCGCTCAGAGCTGGTCACCAACGCCGTGCAGAACATCGAGCAGCTTCAGGAGAGTCGAGCCGGGGAAGATGGCCTCACTAATCGTCAGCGCGAGGTTCTCTGTCTGCTTGCCGAAGGGTTCTCCGTCAAGGAAATCGCTTCGATGATGCATCTGTCGGCCAAGTCGGTCGACAGTCACAAGTATCGCATCATGAAGAAGCTGAAACTCAACGATCGCGTTCGTCTCGCCCGTTATGCCATTCGTGAAGGATTGATCGAGGCGTAG
- the mutL gene encoding DNA mismatch repair endonuclease MutL — MQIGDANSMGRTSHIQVLSPEVINKIAAGEVIERPASVIKELLENSVDALSSRIDLDIEEGGTELIRIADDGEGIPADELPLAVTSHATSKLRQADDLFCVQTMGFRGEALASIAEVSHFKIRSRVHEENVGAEMAVICGDRSEIRPTGCAPGTQIEIRQLFCNTPVRRKFLKKSATEFGYISEQFTRVALASPRLQLSLTHNGKNVYRLPANQELKERLILFHGSQTVDKLIPVEAEHNGIRLWGYVGHPSLNKSTRKSQYLFLNGRYIQDRSLQHALGEAYRGLLMTGRFPVAFLFLEMPSDQVDVNVHPTKSEVRFRDQQFLFRLLLSTLRTKFLQSDLQSQLNIRPAGAPAAPDLRSRQQKVEQDLVSWARNQLEHQVQRQPAPTETPTNPLIEPLSAHSGVVTETPTTPATDERPLEQAAEILAEATGGQPGLPTTVPESQEAIATPTSTATQLPPISSIQALQVDDCYIVLSTDQGLTVIDQHALHERVLYERFRKKVLDGKVEVQKLLMPVTMDMDEKKMSLLLDHADLLREIGFSVESFGRGMLAVDSHPVFLGHNDIRDVMTEFAEKFEDSSTVGRRELLDETLHMMACKAAIKAGQRLTADEIVALLAQREMIDDAHHCPHGRPTALVLSREDLDRQFGRLGA; from the coding sequence ATGCAGATCGGAGATGCGAATTCCATGGGACGGACGAGCCACATTCAGGTGCTCAGCCCCGAAGTGATCAACAAGATTGCCGCCGGCGAGGTGATTGAGCGCCCCGCCAGCGTCATCAAGGAGCTGCTGGAAAATAGCGTCGACGCCCTGAGCTCCCGCATCGATCTCGATATCGAAGAGGGAGGCACGGAACTGATCCGCATCGCCGACGACGGCGAAGGCATCCCGGCTGACGAGCTCCCGCTGGCTGTGACGAGCCACGCCACCAGCAAACTCCGGCAGGCCGATGACCTGTTCTGTGTCCAGACGATGGGGTTCCGCGGCGAAGCACTGGCTTCGATCGCCGAAGTCAGCCACTTCAAAATTCGCAGCCGTGTTCACGAAGAGAACGTCGGAGCCGAGATGGCTGTCATCTGCGGCGACCGCAGCGAAATCCGTCCGACCGGTTGTGCTCCGGGAACGCAGATTGAAATCCGCCAGCTGTTCTGCAATACGCCCGTGCGTCGCAAGTTTCTCAAGAAGTCGGCCACCGAGTTCGGGTACATCTCCGAACAGTTCACCCGGGTCGCCCTGGCGTCCCCCCGGTTGCAGCTCTCGCTGACACACAACGGGAAGAATGTGTATCGTCTCCCGGCGAATCAGGAGTTGAAAGAGCGACTGATTCTCTTTCACGGATCCCAGACCGTCGACAAGCTGATTCCGGTCGAGGCCGAGCACAATGGCATCCGACTCTGGGGTTACGTCGGCCATCCGAGTCTCAACAAGTCGACCCGCAAGTCGCAGTACCTGTTTCTGAATGGCCGCTACATTCAGGACCGCTCGCTGCAGCACGCTCTTGGCGAAGCCTATCGCGGCCTGCTGATGACCGGCCGCTTCCCCGTGGCGTTTCTGTTTCTGGAGATGCCGAGCGATCAGGTTGACGTGAATGTGCATCCGACGAAATCCGAAGTCCGTTTCCGGGATCAGCAGTTCCTGTTTCGGCTCCTGCTTTCGACATTGCGGACCAAGTTCCTGCAATCGGACCTGCAGAGCCAGTTGAACATTCGACCGGCGGGTGCCCCGGCGGCTCCGGATCTCCGTTCGCGGCAACAGAAAGTCGAGCAGGATCTGGTCTCCTGGGCAAGAAACCAGCTCGAACATCAGGTCCAGCGCCAACCGGCGCCCACCGAAACTCCGACCAACCCGTTGATCGAGCCATTGAGCGCTCACTCCGGCGTAGTTACGGAGACTCCCACCACTCCGGCGACGGACGAGCGTCCGCTGGAGCAAGCCGCAGAGATCCTTGCAGAAGCGACGGGCGGTCAGCCGGGTCTTCCGACCACGGTGCCAGAGTCTCAGGAGGCGATCGCGACACCGACGTCGACTGCGACGCAGTTGCCGCCTATATCCAGTATTCAGGCGCTGCAGGTCGACGACTGTTATATCGTGCTCTCGACGGATCAAGGTCTCACTGTGATCGACCAGCACGCTCTCCACGAACGGGTGCTCTACGAGCGGTTCCGCAAAAAGGTGCTCGACGGCAAGGTCGAAGTCCAGAAGCTGCTGATGCCCGTCACGATGGACATGGACGAGAAGAAGATGTCCCTGCTGCTGGACCACGCTGATCTGCTCAGGGAAATTGGTTTCAGCGTCGAATCCTTCGGCCGCGGAATGCTCGCCGTCGACAGCCATCCGGTGTTTCTGGGCCACAACGATATCCGTGACGTCATGACGGAGTTCGCGGAGAAGTTCGAGGACTCGTCTACAGTCGGACGCCGCGAATTGCTCGATGAAACACTCCACATGATGGCCTGCAAAGCCGCCATCAAAGCCGGTCAGAGACTGACCGCTGACGAGATCGTCGCCCTGCTCGCTCAGCGCGAGATGATCGACGATGCCCACCACTGTCCCCACGGCCGTCCGACGGCCCTTGTCCTCAGCCGCGAAGATCTCGACCGCCAGTTCGGTCGGCTCGGTGCCTAG
- a CDS encoding response regulator has protein sequence MRVLLVDRSQAWRSLEQWCFEELGIRTVVATDSNATAWNLYQDQNFDIVFIDVDWADPTALELIRQVRAEQAELPIILLTSEADLSHLVGGLRAGISDYLVKPCRPGMMRDKLSRWAGCFA, from the coding sequence ATGAGAGTCCTGCTCGTCGATCGGTCGCAAGCCTGGCGATCCCTGGAACAGTGGTGTTTCGAGGAACTTGGTATCCGCACTGTTGTCGCCACCGACAGCAACGCCACCGCGTGGAATCTGTATCAGGACCAGAACTTCGACATCGTGTTTATCGATGTCGACTGGGCTGACCCGACTGCTTTGGAACTGATTCGTCAGGTTCGCGCCGAACAGGCCGAGTTGCCGATCATTCTGCTGACCAGTGAGGCGGACCTGAGCCATCTTGTTGGCGGTCTGCGAGCTGGAATCAGCGACTACCTCGTCAAACCCTGTCGTCCGGGCATGATGCGGGACAAGCTGTCGCGCTGGGCCGGATGCTTCGCCTGA
- the trpE gene encoding anthranilate synthase component I: MIDPLPDFETFSAQAEGQTLVPVYCQLTGDSLSPVEAFRRLDKGEHSFLFESVVGGERIGRYSFIGSNPFLTIQAAGNEVKIYEQGATRKQTSDDPLALLGELLSNYRMAPHPQLPRFCGGAVGYAGYDVVRYAENLPNAPEDDRQVPDMLFGLYDRMVIFDHINKTVFVVVLAAVESGDLKAAYKTAGKTLTEICYQLEHNRSPVPPEQIRLDDARTLDWKSNYTQDEFEGAVETCKEYIRAGDIFQVVLSQRLELETRASELAIYRALRVVNPSPFMFLVKSPEVTLVGSSPEIMTRVEHREMTVRPLAGTRPRGATADEDVRLEKELLADPKERAEHVMLVDLARNDIGRVAEYNSIEIKDIMVVERYSHVMHITSNVTGQLKQELSALDALRAALPAGTVSGAPKVRAMEIIDELERHRRGPYAGAVGYIDFTGDMDTCIALRTLVKQGKKVYVQAGAGLVADSVPATEYEETLNKAKGLLKAIAVAHYQLSDHE, encoded by the coding sequence ATGATCGATCCTCTTCCTGATTTCGAAACGTTTTCCGCGCAGGCCGAAGGCCAGACTCTGGTGCCGGTTTACTGTCAATTGACGGGCGACTCATTGTCTCCGGTCGAAGCGTTCCGCCGACTTGATAAAGGGGAACATTCGTTTCTGTTCGAAAGCGTCGTCGGTGGCGAGCGAATCGGTCGGTACAGCTTTATCGGCTCCAATCCGTTCCTTACGATTCAGGCCGCCGGGAACGAGGTCAAGATTTACGAGCAGGGTGCGACGCGTAAACAGACCAGCGACGATCCTCTGGCGCTGCTTGGGGAACTGCTCAGCAATTATCGCATGGCTCCCCATCCGCAGTTGCCGCGATTCTGCGGCGGAGCGGTCGGCTACGCCGGCTACGATGTCGTTCGGTATGCGGAAAACCTGCCAAATGCTCCGGAAGACGACCGTCAGGTCCCCGACATGCTTTTCGGTCTGTATGACCGGATGGTGATCTTCGATCACATCAATAAGACGGTCTTCGTCGTCGTGCTGGCCGCAGTCGAAAGCGGAGACCTGAAAGCGGCCTACAAAACGGCCGGGAAGACTCTTACCGAGATCTGCTATCAACTCGAACACAACCGCAGTCCGGTGCCGCCCGAACAGATTCGCCTCGACGATGCCCGCACCCTGGACTGGAAATCGAACTACACTCAGGACGAGTTCGAAGGAGCGGTCGAAACCTGCAAGGAATACATTCGGGCGGGCGATATTTTTCAGGTCGTGCTCAGCCAGCGGCTCGAACTCGAAACCCGGGCCAGCGAACTGGCGATTTACCGGGCGTTGCGGGTTGTGAACCCCAGTCCGTTCATGTTCCTGGTCAAATCGCCGGAAGTCACTCTGGTCGGCAGTTCGCCTGAAATCATGACGCGAGTCGAACATCGCGAGATGACCGTGCGACCATTGGCGGGCACGCGTCCTCGGGGGGCCACCGCCGACGAAGATGTTCGCCTCGAGAAAGAACTGCTCGCCGATCCCAAGGAACGAGCCGAGCATGTGATGCTCGTTGACCTCGCTCGGAACGATATCGGTCGTGTCGCGGAATACAACTCGATCGAAATCAAGGACATCATGGTTGTCGAGCGGTACAGCCACGTGATGCACATCACGTCGAACGTGACCGGTCAACTCAAACAGGAGCTGTCCGCTCTCGACGCCCTTCGCGCCGCCTTGCCAGCCGGAACCGTATCGGGGGCTCCCAAAGTCCGGGCGATGGAGATTATCGACGAACTGGAACGGCACCGTCGCGGGCCTTATGCAGGCGCCGTCGGATATATCGACTTCACAGGCGACATGGATACCTGTATTGCCTTGCGGACACTGGTCAAGCAGGGCAAAAAAGTGTACGTTCAGGCAGGTGCGGGCCTCGTCGCGGACAGTGTTCCAGCGACCGAATACGAAGAAACATTGAACAAGGCGAAAGGTCTGCTCAAGGCGATCGCCGTCGCTCATTATCAGTTGAGTGACCACGAGTGA
- a CDS encoding PP2C family protein-serine/threonine phosphatase: protein MPDLRFGQLSITGNFRKNNEDNLHVDPEKRFFIVADGMGGQSAGEKASQLAVELVSKKLNDLIDFIDDTDEQIHHAIDEAVGNANAEIMALGRIDPELHNMGTTIVLLVWVADTFYVGNVGDSRAYRLQNGQFEQLTKDHSLTQALLEAGTINAEEARSHRYKNVLYRYLGSKEGGEGVTMADVPVRTGERFLLCTDGVTDGLSDEELQKVLEEESDPQKAADAVILAAQKGGSRDNITCIVLDVV from the coding sequence ATGCCTGACCTCCGATTCGGCCAACTGAGTATCACGGGTAACTTCAGGAAGAACAACGAAGATAATCTTCACGTCGACCCGGAAAAGCGGTTCTTCATCGTCGCCGATGGGATGGGGGGCCAGAGTGCCGGTGAGAAAGCCAGTCAGTTGGCTGTCGAACTGGTTTCCAAGAAGCTCAACGATCTGATTGACTTCATCGACGACACCGATGAACAGATCCACCACGCCATCGATGAGGCGGTCGGCAACGCAAATGCCGAGATCATGGCTCTCGGGCGGATTGATCCCGAACTGCACAACATGGGCACCACGATCGTGCTTCTGGTCTGGGTCGCCGACACGTTTTATGTCGGCAACGTAGGCGACAGTCGGGCGTATCGTCTGCAGAACGGCCAGTTCGAGCAGCTGACAAAAGATCATTCGCTCACGCAGGCTCTGCTGGAAGCCGGCACAATTAACGCCGAAGAGGCGCGCTCGCATCGCTACAAGAACGTCCTGTATCGTTACCTCGGCTCCAAAGAAGGGGGCGAAGGGGTCACAATGGCCGACGTGCCGGTCCGCACCGGAGAACGTTTCCTGCTCTGCACCGATGGCGTGACCGATGGACTGTCTGACGAAGAACTGCAAAAGGTTCTTGAGGAAGAAAGCGATCCTCAGAAAGCCGCCGACGCGGTGATCCTCGCTGCCCAGAAGGGCGGCTCGCGCGACAACATCACCTGTATCGTGCTCGACGTCGTTTAA
- the tilS gene encoding tRNA lysidine(34) synthetase TilS — MFHPFEQHLIDRLGTVCQPRERLLVGVSGGADSVALLRGVTTIAEQCSFNVIAVHYNHGVRGDAEADQRWVAELCERLSVPLVTNWNGPNVPGNVSRGEAELREARYEFVQRVARKERCRVLCMAHHADDQIETALHHLIRGTSLRGLAGIRPVRTMPDDLILCRPLLETSRAEILSYLAEREQDFREDPTNQDQSFTRNRIRHELIPLLVEMNPQFGMRLLDLVAQAAETTDFHENLVRQTLGDVVISRDSQQVRLQVARLLTLPAFLRRDLLVEVWTQQNWPRQKMGSREWRKLAELLEETSGRLNLPGRMTAERTGAMLRLTRSQ; from the coding sequence ATGTTCCACCCCTTTGAACAGCATCTGATCGACCGACTCGGTACGGTTTGCCAGCCGCGTGAGAGACTGCTTGTCGGGGTCTCGGGAGGAGCCGACAGCGTCGCTCTCTTGCGTGGAGTCACGACAATTGCGGAGCAGTGCTCGTTCAATGTCATTGCCGTTCACTACAACCATGGAGTCCGCGGCGATGCCGAAGCCGACCAGCGGTGGGTGGCGGAACTTTGTGAGCGGCTTTCGGTGCCACTGGTGACGAACTGGAATGGTCCGAACGTCCCCGGCAACGTGTCCCGGGGTGAAGCGGAATTACGGGAAGCGCGGTACGAGTTCGTGCAGCGAGTCGCACGGAAAGAGCGATGTCGTGTCCTCTGCATGGCTCATCACGCGGACGATCAGATCGAAACGGCGCTGCACCATCTGATTCGCGGCACGAGCCTGCGGGGGCTGGCCGGGATTCGTCCGGTGCGAACGATGCCTGATGATCTGATTCTGTGCCGACCGCTGCTGGAGACGAGCCGCGCCGAGATCCTGTCTTACCTCGCGGAACGGGAGCAGGACTTCCGTGAGGATCCGACCAATCAGGATCAGTCTTTCACTCGGAATCGCATCCGTCACGAGTTGATTCCGTTGCTGGTCGAGATGAACCCACAATTCGGCATGCGCCTGCTCGATCTGGTCGCCCAGGCGGCCGAGACGACCGATTTTCACGAAAACCTCGTTCGGCAAACGCTGGGCGATGTCGTGATCTCCCGTGATTCCCAGCAGGTGCGACTGCAGGTTGCGCGGCTGCTGACACTGCCGGCCTTTCTTCGCCGGGATCTGCTGGTCGAAGTGTGGACGCAACAGAACTGGCCCCGACAGAAAATGGGCAGCAGAGAATGGCGCAAGCTGGCCGAACTGCTGGAAGAAACGTCAGGGCGATTGAACCTGCCAGGCCGGATGACAGCGGAACGGACCGGAGCCATGCTCCGGCTGACTCGAAGTCAGTAG
- a CDS encoding PIG-L family deacetylase, with translation MQELPEPLDVIAVGAHPDDVEIGCGGTLAMLARQGYRVGIVDLTDGEPTPLSPGPEVRLAEARKAAEILGIAVREILDLPNRRLFDSYEARIALAKVFRRYRPKIVLGIADKTPLASPDHWQAVQITDAAVFYSRLTKWDGEFDGLPVHTVSKQLWYPLGLRRMPYPEGSRHFVTDISDVLDVKLKAIRAYETQFPESKAHVFEMVESQARFFGAAAEYSAGEMLISPMVLGVRDLMKSLL, from the coding sequence ATGCAGGAACTTCCGGAACCGCTGGACGTGATCGCCGTGGGTGCCCACCCGGACGATGTCGAGATTGGTTGTGGCGGCACGCTGGCGATGCTGGCCAGACAGGGATACCGCGTCGGCATCGTCGATTTGACCGACGGAGAGCCAACGCCGCTCAGCCCCGGACCGGAAGTTCGCCTGGCCGAGGCCCGGAAAGCAGCGGAGATCCTCGGGATCGCCGTTCGGGAGATTCTCGATCTGCCCAATCGGCGACTCTTCGACTCCTACGAAGCGCGAATCGCACTGGCGAAGGTGTTTCGTCGCTACCGGCCGAAGATTGTGCTTGGAATCGCCGACAAAACCCCGCTCGCGTCACCGGACCACTGGCAGGCCGTTCAGATCACCGATGCAGCCGTGTTCTATTCCCGACTGACGAAATGGGATGGGGAATTCGATGGCCTGCCCGTTCATACCGTCTCGAAGCAACTCTGGTATCCGCTGGGATTGCGACGCATGCCCTATCCGGAAGGTTCGCGGCACTTTGTAACGGATATCTCCGATGTGCTCGATGTGAAACTGAAAGCGATTCGTGCTTACGAGACGCAGTTTCCCGAGTCGAAAGCCCATGTGTTTGAGATGGTGGAGAGTCAGGCCCGCTTCTTCGGGGCGGCTGCGGAGTACTCGGCCGGCGAGATGCTGATCAGTCCGATGGTTCTGGGGGTACGCGATTTGATGAAGTCGCTGCTGTAG
- a CDS encoding DNA topoisomerase I, translating into MRVENLGIPFAVGSLFRFLYQVKILSPILRPLFRLLLGLIAIPMFRFILRRFFRVQEMDPELEKDLEQWFKGSLVLLAATKNMEMSMFSWLDQLIGSTTGGGPGLDNAWITGLRIMMAIGVIEMMPDQELFAIIHPGPPKFKYDRKIGLWNCLRNQCRPIIKGLICQHLNRSSPVFAILSTIFPGPVGWICFGFASAQYLIIGLVTSRDRALDALAEFDRQVAIRREQIREEFSLDDSTEEELPEDQKPAPATPEVSRKALSASADPSR; encoded by the coding sequence TTGCGTGTCGAAAACCTCGGGATTCCCTTTGCTGTGGGCAGTCTGTTCCGATTTCTGTATCAGGTCAAAATCCTGTCGCCGATTCTCCGGCCCCTGTTCCGTCTGCTTCTCGGGCTGATCGCCATTCCGATGTTCCGCTTCATTCTCCGCCGGTTCTTCCGCGTGCAGGAAATGGACCCGGAACTGGAGAAAGACCTCGAACAGTGGTTTAAGGGCTCACTGGTCCTGCTCGCGGCGACGAAGAACATGGAAATGTCGATGTTCTCCTGGCTCGATCAGCTGATCGGCTCGACGACAGGAGGCGGCCCCGGCCTCGATAACGCGTGGATCACCGGACTGCGAATCATGATGGCGATCGGCGTGATCGAAATGATGCCGGACCAGGAACTGTTCGCCATCATCCACCCGGGCCCGCCGAAGTTCAAATACGATCGGAAGATCGGCCTCTGGAACTGCCTGCGGAATCAGTGCCGCCCCATCATCAAGGGGCTGATCTGCCAGCACCTCAATCGCTCTTCTCCCGTCTTTGCCATCCTCAGCACGATTTTTCCGGGGCCCGTCGGCTGGATTTGCTTTGGCTTCGCCAGTGCTCAGTACCTTATCATCGGACTGGTGACCTCACGTGACCGCGCCCTGGATGCTTTGGCTGAATTCGACAGGCAGGTGGCGATCCGTCGCGAGCAGATCCGCGAAGAGTTTTCGCTGGATGACAGCACGGAAGAGGAGCTTCCTGAGGACCAGAAACCCGCTCCGGCGACCCCGGAAGTTTCACGGAAAGCCCTTTCAGCGAGCGCCGATCCCTCGCGGTAG
- a CDS encoding tetratricopeptide repeat protein, whose protein sequence is MNDSLATFQQLKADGVAAYRRKEFAEAANCLQQALEIDGADPSLWELLGMVSLQNQRLHDAVDAFQHAITINPHRALSYINIGAIYNRLREYDLAIEFLQKGIQRDRRSIEGFYNLGLAYRRLGEYDLAVSALKEVLRQNPVEWEAWYQIGKIYRDQGNLMREIASYRKALEIVPRQSRVQKALAAAQQEQDDQRQQASPFGRIVESEAPRQSTSTTMLSALTPVERMEDRKIVSLCALAAEIAARELFAALIDMRPILDKLTVGVTAGTFRATAFRQTQQNYRHVARDIARKRELLQQKMAQLKVHENEVLALLERKLG, encoded by the coding sequence ATGAACGATTCCCTCGCCACGTTCCAGCAACTCAAAGCCGATGGCGTCGCCGCCTATCGACGTAAGGAGTTCGCCGAGGCCGCGAACTGTCTGCAGCAGGCGCTGGAGATTGACGGAGCCGATCCGTCACTCTGGGAACTTCTCGGCATGGTGTCCCTGCAGAACCAGCGGTTGCACGACGCCGTCGATGCGTTTCAGCATGCGATCACGATCAACCCGCATCGGGCCCTTTCCTACATCAATATTGGAGCGATCTACAATCGCCTGCGGGAATACGATCTCGCCATCGAATTTCTGCAGAAGGGGATTCAGCGGGATCGCCGTTCGATTGAAGGATTCTACAATCTCGGCCTCGCCTACCGACGGCTGGGGGAATACGACCTCGCCGTTTCCGCATTGAAGGAAGTTCTCCGGCAGAATCCGGTCGAGTGGGAAGCCTGGTATCAGATTGGCAAGATCTACCGCGACCAGGGCAATCTGATGCGTGAGATCGCCAGCTATCGTAAGGCTCTGGAGATCGTGCCCCGTCAGTCCCGGGTCCAGAAGGCTCTGGCTGCCGCTCAGCAGGAACAGGATGATCAGCGGCAACAGGCCAGCCCGTTTGGTCGCATTGTCGAAAGTGAAGCTCCGAGGCAGTCCACATCAACCACAATGCTGTCGGCACTCACTCCGGTGGAGCGAATGGAAGATCGGAAGATTGTCAGCCTGTGTGCGCTGGCCGCCGAGATCGCCGCCCGTGAACTGTTTGCCGCCCTCATCGACATGCGGCCGATCCTGGACAAACTGACGGTCGGCGTGACCGCCGGGACCTTCCGGGCCACGGCCTTTCGTCAGACGCAGCAGAACTATCGCCACGTGGCCCGCGACATCGCGCGCAAACGAGAACTCCTCCAGCAGAAGATGGCGCAACTCAAAGTGCACGAAAACGAAGTGCTCGCCCTGCTGGAACGGAAGTTGGGCTGA